The following proteins are co-located in the Tardibacter chloracetimidivorans genome:
- the recF gene encoding DNA replication/repair protein RecF (All proteins in this family for which functions are known are DNA-binding proteins that assist the filamentation of RecA onto DNA for the initiation of recombination or recombinational repair.), whose product MVHVARLSLSNFRSYADAVIVPGAGLNVLTGENGAGKTNVLEAVSLLAPGRGLRQATLGEMARSPGPGGFAVAASLAAEGGTVEIGTGTSAGAAERRQLRINGAAAALTSLGEWLSVLWLTPAMDRLFTEGASARRRFLDRLTLALEPGHATHSARYEAAMRARNRLLAGDEPADAAWLSALEAQMAEHGATVAAARERTVSALAVRLADQPEGPFARAGVALAGWRPDTDDMEMALKRALAASRPADIAAGRTTIGPHRTDLDVTHLDKDQPAARCSTGEQKALLLGMVLAHADLVAELAGRRPVLLLDEVAAHLDPRRRSALFERLAAGGGQVWMTGTEAALFEAAPDARAWAVSGGRIEAG is encoded by the coding sequence ATGGTTCATGTCGCCCGCCTCTCGCTTTCCAATTTCCGGTCCTATGCCGATGCGGTGATCGTGCCGGGCGCGGGCCTGAACGTGCTCACCGGAGAGAACGGCGCGGGCAAGACCAATGTGCTGGAGGCGGTTTCGCTCCTTGCGCCCGGTCGCGGCCTTCGCCAGGCGACGCTTGGCGAAATGGCCCGGTCGCCCGGCCCCGGCGGATTCGCGGTGGCGGCCTCGCTTGCGGCGGAAGGCGGCACAGTGGAGATCGGCACCGGCACCTCAGCCGGCGCGGCGGAGCGCCGCCAGCTTCGCATCAACGGTGCGGCGGCCGCGCTGACCTCGCTTGGCGAATGGCTTTCGGTGCTGTGGCTGACGCCCGCCATGGACCGGCTGTTCACCGAGGGGGCGTCCGCCCGCCGCCGTTTCCTGGACCGGCTGACGCTTGCGCTGGAGCCCGGCCATGCGACGCACAGCGCGCGCTATGAGGCCGCAATGCGCGCGCGAAATCGCCTTCTCGCAGGCGACGAGCCCGCCGATGCGGCATGGCTGTCGGCGCTTGAGGCGCAGATGGCCGAACATGGCGCTACGGTTGCGGCCGCGCGCGAACGCACCGTCAGCGCGCTCGCTGTCCGGCTCGCCGATCAGCCCGAGGGCCCCTTCGCCCGCGCCGGCGTGGCGCTTGCCGGATGGCGGCCCGACACGGACGACATGGAAATGGCGCTCAAAAGGGCGCTTGCGGCGTCGCGTCCCGCCGATATCGCCGCCGGGCGCACCACCATAGGCCCGCACCGCACCGATCTGGACGTCACGCATCTGGACAAGGATCAGCCGGCCGCCCGCTGCTCCACGGGTGAACAGAAGGCGCTGCTGCTCGGGATGGTGCTGGCGCACGCCGATCTCGTAGCCGAGCTGGCCGGGCGTCGCCCCGTGCTGCTGCTGGACGAAGTGGCCGCCCATCTGGACCCGCGCCGTCGCTCCGCCCTGTTCGAAAGGCTGGCCGCCGGTGGCGGGCAGGTGTGGATGACGGGGACCGAGGCGGCGTTGTTCGAAGCCGCCCCGGATGCCCGGGCCTGGGCGGTCAGCGGCGGCCGGATAGAAGCTGGCTGA
- the dnaN gene encoding DNA polymerase III subunit beta has translation MKATIERATLLKSLGHVQSVVERRNTIPILSNVLIEASGDPVSGASGLRLMATDLDLQIVESATAHVDQPGATTVSAHTLFDIVRKLPEGAQVELTVAEGKMTVVAGRARFNLATLPRDDFPVIAEGELPTHFTLPVAVLRQIIDKTRFAISSEETRYYLNGIFVHVSEEGGQPVLRAAATDGHRLARVTVPQPQGAAGMPDVIVPRKCVAELRKLVDEADGDVEISLSSSKIRFSLGGAVLTSKLIDGTFPDYSRVIPTANDRLLRIDSKSLSNGVDRVSTIASEKTRAVKLALDRDKVTLSVTSPENGRAEEEVAAVYASEPFEIGFNARYLMDILGQIESEEVEVHLADAAAPTLIREGEKSPALYVLMPMRV, from the coding sequence ATGAAGGCAACGATCGAGCGGGCGACTTTGCTCAAGAGCCTGGGCCATGTGCAGTCCGTGGTTGAACGCAGGAACACCATCCCGATCCTGTCGAACGTGCTGATCGAAGCCAGCGGCGATCCGGTGTCCGGCGCAAGCGGGCTGAGGCTGATGGCGACCGATCTCGATCTCCAGATCGTGGAGTCGGCCACGGCCCATGTCGATCAGCCGGGCGCGACCACGGTTTCCGCCCACACGCTGTTCGACATCGTCCGCAAGCTGCCGGAAGGCGCGCAGGTGGAACTGACCGTGGCCGAGGGCAAGATGACGGTGGTCGCGGGGCGCGCGCGCTTCAACCTCGCAACGCTGCCGCGCGATGATTTTCCGGTGATCGCGGAAGGGGAGCTGCCCACCCACTTCACCCTGCCGGTGGCGGTGCTGCGCCAGATCATCGACAAGACGCGCTTTGCGATTTCCAGCGAGGAAACGCGCTATTATCTGAACGGCATCTTCGTGCACGTGTCGGAAGAAGGGGGACAGCCGGTCCTGAGGGCGGCCGCCACCGATGGTCACCGCCTCGCCCGCGTCACCGTGCCGCAGCCGCAGGGCGCGGCCGGAATGCCCGACGTCATCGTGCCGCGCAAATGCGTGGCCGAACTGAGGAAGCTGGTGGACGAGGCGGACGGCGACGTCGAAATCTCCCTTTCATCGTCGAAGATCCGGTTCTCGCTTGGCGGCGCGGTGCTGACCTCGAAGCTGATCGACGGCACCTTCCCCGATTATTCGCGCGTCATCCCCACCGCGAACGACCGGCTGCTCAGGATCGATTCGAAAAGCCTGTCGAACGGCGTCGATCGCGTGTCGACCATCGCCAGCGAAAAGACGCGGGCGGTGAAGCTGGCGCTGGATCGCGACAAGGTGACGCTGTCGGTGACGTCGCCCGAAAACGGCCGCGCGGAGGAAGAGGTCGCCGCCGTCTATGCGTCCGAGCCGTTCGAGATCGGCTTCAACGCCCGTTATCTGATGGACATATTGGGCCAGATCGAAAGCGAGGAGGTGGAAGTCCACCTTGCCGATGCGGCCGCGCCGACGCTGATCCGCGAAGGCGAGAAAAGCCCGGCGCTCTATGTGCTTATGCCGATGCGGGTGTGA